One window of the Eschrichtius robustus isolate mEscRob2 chromosome 13, mEscRob2.pri, whole genome shotgun sequence genome contains the following:
- the SERHL2 gene encoding serine hydrolase-like protein 2 isoform X2 translates to MGLISELKLAVPWGHIAAKAWGSHQSPPVLCLHGWLDNANSFDRIIPLLPKDFYYVAMDFGGHGLSSHYSPGFPYDHQNFVSEVRRVAAALKWNRFSLLGHSFGGTVGGMFSCIFPEMVDKLVLLESSPFILESNELENMLTYKRRAIEHMLQVEASEKPSHVVSPEEMLQGFLKNNSHVGDECAKLLLQRGTTQVATVFIYACVLRRVLVAARGSFVVAHGLLSCRMWTLSCGLLLNRDRRITRPEYYFNFISRERFVHSIRKLQARVLLIKATQGYYDVRRENDANMELVLFVTNSLRSILKERFQYVQVPGNHYVHMNQPQHMAGVISSFLLSKERIRAQL, encoded by the exons ATGG GTCTAATCTCAGAGCTGAAGCTCGCTGTGCCCTGGGGCCACATTGCTGCCAAAGCCTGGGGCTCCCATCAGAGCCCCCCAGTTCTCTGCCTCCACGGGTGGCTGGACAATGCCAACTCCTTTGACAGAATCATCCCTCTTCTCCCAAAAG acTTTTATTACGTTGCCATGGATTTCGGGGGTCATGGGCTGTCATCCCATTATAGCCCAGGTTTCCCGTATGACCACCAAAACTTCGTGAGTGAGGTCCGCAGGGTCGCGGCAG CCCTGAAATGGAACCGATTTTCCCTCCTGGGCCACAGTTTTG GTGGCACTGTGGGTGGAATG TTTTCCTGTATCTTCCCCGAGATGGTGGATAAACTTGTCTTGCTGGAATCCTCGCCATTTATCCTGGAAAGTAAC GAACTGGAGAACATGCTGACCTACAAGCGGAGAGCCATAGAGCACATGCTGCAGGTGGAGGCCTCCGAGAAGCCTTCGCACGTGGTCAGCCCGGAGGAGATGCTGCAGGG GTTCCTGAAGAACAACAGTCATGTGGGAGACGAGTGTGCGAAACTCCTCCTGCAGAGAGGAACCACACAGGTGGCCACAG tatttatttatgcatgcgtgctgcgccgggtcttagttgctgcacgtgggagtttcgttgtggcacacgggcttcttagttgccGTATGTGGACTCTCAGTTGCG GTCTGTTGCTGAACAGAGATCGGAGGATCACTAGG CCAGAGTATTACTTCAATTTCATCAGCAGGGAGCGGTTTGTGCATTCCATCAGGAAGCTGCAGGCCCGCGTCCTGCTCATCAA AGCAACCCAAGGGTATTATGATGTGAGGAGAGAGAATGATGCCAACATGGAGCTCGTGCTATTCGTGACCAACTCACTGAGATCCATCCTGAAAGAG aggtTCCAGTACGTGCAAGTCCCCGGCAACCACTACGTCCACATGAACCAACCCCAGCACATGGCTGGTGTCATCAGCTCCTTTTTACTGAGCAAGGAGAGGATCCGAGCCCAGCTGTAG
- the SERHL2 gene encoding serine hydrolase-like protein 2 isoform X4 — translation MGEATCALPSAHPLTWDRGGGGARRRPDGLISELKLAVPWGHIAAKAWGSHQSPPVLCLHGWLDNANSFDRIIPLLPKDFYYVAMDFGGHGLSSHYSPGFPYDHQNFVSEVRRVAAALKWNRFSLLGHSFGGTVGGMFSCIFPEMVDKLVLLESSPFILESNELENMLTYKRRAIEHMLQVEASEKPSHVVSPEEMLQGFLKNNSHVGDECAKLLLQRGTTQVATVFIYACVLRRVLVAARGSFVVAHGLLSCRMWTLSCGLLLNRDRRITRGTRV, via the exons ATGGGGGAGGCCACGTGTGCGCTTCCATCCGCCCACCCGCTTACCTGGGACCGCGGAGGAGGGGGGGCGCGCCGCCGTCCTGACG GTCTAATCTCAGAGCTGAAGCTCGCTGTGCCCTGGGGCCACATTGCTGCCAAAGCCTGGGGCTCCCATCAGAGCCCCCCAGTTCTCTGCCTCCACGGGTGGCTGGACAATGCCAACTCCTTTGACAGAATCATCCCTCTTCTCCCAAAAG acTTTTATTACGTTGCCATGGATTTCGGGGGTCATGGGCTGTCATCCCATTATAGCCCAGGTTTCCCGTATGACCACCAAAACTTCGTGAGTGAGGTCCGCAGGGTCGCGGCAG CCCTGAAATGGAACCGATTTTCCCTCCTGGGCCACAGTTTTG GTGGCACTGTGGGTGGAATG TTTTCCTGTATCTTCCCCGAGATGGTGGATAAACTTGTCTTGCTGGAATCCTCGCCATTTATCCTGGAAAGTAAC GAACTGGAGAACATGCTGACCTACAAGCGGAGAGCCATAGAGCACATGCTGCAGGTGGAGGCCTCCGAGAAGCCTTCGCACGTGGTCAGCCCGGAGGAGATGCTGCAGGG GTTCCTGAAGAACAACAGTCATGTGGGAGACGAGTGTGCGAAACTCCTCCTGCAGAGAGGAACCACACAGGTGGCCACAG tatttatttatgcatgcgtgctgcgccgggtcttagttgctgcacgtgggagtttcgttgtggcacacgggcttcttagttgccGTATGTGGACTCTCAGTTGCG GTCTGTTGCTGAACAGAGATCGGAGGATCACTAGG gggacacgggtttga
- the SERHL2 gene encoding serine hydrolase-like protein 2 isoform X1 — protein sequence MGEATCALPSAHPLTWDRGGGGARRRPDGLISELKLAVPWGHIAAKAWGSHQSPPVLCLHGWLDNANSFDRIIPLLPKDFYYVAMDFGGHGLSSHYSPGFPYDHQNFVSEVRRVAAALKWNRFSLLGHSFGGTVGGMFSCIFPEMVDKLVLLESSPFILESNELENMLTYKRRAIEHMLQVEASEKPSHVVSPEEMLQGFLKNNSHVGDECAKLLLQRGTTQVATVFIYACVLRRVLVAARGSFVVAHGLLSCRMWTLSCGLLLNRDRRITRPEYYFNFISRERFVHSIRKLQARVLLIKATQGYYDVRRENDANMELVLFVTNSLRSILKERFQYVQVPGNHYVHMNQPQHMAGVISSFLLSKERIRAQL from the exons ATGGGGGAGGCCACGTGTGCGCTTCCATCCGCCCACCCGCTTACCTGGGACCGCGGAGGAGGGGGGGCGCGCCGCCGTCCTGACG GTCTAATCTCAGAGCTGAAGCTCGCTGTGCCCTGGGGCCACATTGCTGCCAAAGCCTGGGGCTCCCATCAGAGCCCCCCAGTTCTCTGCCTCCACGGGTGGCTGGACAATGCCAACTCCTTTGACAGAATCATCCCTCTTCTCCCAAAAG acTTTTATTACGTTGCCATGGATTTCGGGGGTCATGGGCTGTCATCCCATTATAGCCCAGGTTTCCCGTATGACCACCAAAACTTCGTGAGTGAGGTCCGCAGGGTCGCGGCAG CCCTGAAATGGAACCGATTTTCCCTCCTGGGCCACAGTTTTG GTGGCACTGTGGGTGGAATG TTTTCCTGTATCTTCCCCGAGATGGTGGATAAACTTGTCTTGCTGGAATCCTCGCCATTTATCCTGGAAAGTAAC GAACTGGAGAACATGCTGACCTACAAGCGGAGAGCCATAGAGCACATGCTGCAGGTGGAGGCCTCCGAGAAGCCTTCGCACGTGGTCAGCCCGGAGGAGATGCTGCAGGG GTTCCTGAAGAACAACAGTCATGTGGGAGACGAGTGTGCGAAACTCCTCCTGCAGAGAGGAACCACACAGGTGGCCACAG tatttatttatgcatgcgtgctgcgccgggtcttagttgctgcacgtgggagtttcgttgtggcacacgggcttcttagttgccGTATGTGGACTCTCAGTTGCG GTCTGTTGCTGAACAGAGATCGGAGGATCACTAGG CCAGAGTATTACTTCAATTTCATCAGCAGGGAGCGGTTTGTGCATTCCATCAGGAAGCTGCAGGCCCGCGTCCTGCTCATCAA AGCAACCCAAGGGTATTATGATGTGAGGAGAGAGAATGATGCCAACATGGAGCTCGTGCTATTCGTGACCAACTCACTGAGATCCATCCTGAAAGAG aggtTCCAGTACGTGCAAGTCCCCGGCAACCACTACGTCCACATGAACCAACCCCAGCACATGGCTGGTGTCATCAGCTCCTTTTTACTGAGCAAGGAGAGGATCCGAGCCCAGCTGTAG
- the SERHL2 gene encoding serine hydrolase-like protein 2 isoform X3: MGEATCALPSAHPLTWDRGGGGARRRPDGLISELKLAVPWGHIAAKAWGSHQSPPVLCLHGWLDNANSFDRIIPLLPKDFYYVAMDFGGHGLSSHYSPGFPYDHQNFVSEVRRVAAALKWNRFSLLGHSFGGTVGGMFSCIFPEMVDKLVLLESSPFILESNELENMLTYKRRAIEHMLQVEASEKPSHVVSPEEMLQGFLKNNSHVGDECAKLLLQRGTTQVATGLLLNRDRRITRPEYYFNFISRERFVHSIRKLQARVLLIKATQGYYDVRRENDANMELVLFVTNSLRSILKERFQYVQVPGNHYVHMNQPQHMAGVISSFLLSKERIRAQL, encoded by the exons ATGGGGGAGGCCACGTGTGCGCTTCCATCCGCCCACCCGCTTACCTGGGACCGCGGAGGAGGGGGGGCGCGCCGCCGTCCTGACG GTCTAATCTCAGAGCTGAAGCTCGCTGTGCCCTGGGGCCACATTGCTGCCAAAGCCTGGGGCTCCCATCAGAGCCCCCCAGTTCTCTGCCTCCACGGGTGGCTGGACAATGCCAACTCCTTTGACAGAATCATCCCTCTTCTCCCAAAAG acTTTTATTACGTTGCCATGGATTTCGGGGGTCATGGGCTGTCATCCCATTATAGCCCAGGTTTCCCGTATGACCACCAAAACTTCGTGAGTGAGGTCCGCAGGGTCGCGGCAG CCCTGAAATGGAACCGATTTTCCCTCCTGGGCCACAGTTTTG GTGGCACTGTGGGTGGAATG TTTTCCTGTATCTTCCCCGAGATGGTGGATAAACTTGTCTTGCTGGAATCCTCGCCATTTATCCTGGAAAGTAAC GAACTGGAGAACATGCTGACCTACAAGCGGAGAGCCATAGAGCACATGCTGCAGGTGGAGGCCTCCGAGAAGCCTTCGCACGTGGTCAGCCCGGAGGAGATGCTGCAGGG GTTCCTGAAGAACAACAGTCATGTGGGAGACGAGTGTGCGAAACTCCTCCTGCAGAGAGGAACCACACAGGTGGCCACAG GTCTGTTGCTGAACAGAGATCGGAGGATCACTAGG CCAGAGTATTACTTCAATTTCATCAGCAGGGAGCGGTTTGTGCATTCCATCAGGAAGCTGCAGGCCCGCGTCCTGCTCATCAA AGCAACCCAAGGGTATTATGATGTGAGGAGAGAGAATGATGCCAACATGGAGCTCGTGCTATTCGTGACCAACTCACTGAGATCCATCCTGAAAGAG aggtTCCAGTACGTGCAAGTCCCCGGCAACCACTACGTCCACATGAACCAACCCCAGCACATGGCTGGTGTCATCAGCTCCTTTTTACTGAGCAAGGAGAGGATCCGAGCCCAGCTGTAG
- the RRP7A gene encoding ribosomal RNA-processing protein 7 homolog A, whose translation MVARRRKRAARDSEKGILSPPGYSAIPIKFSEKQQSSHYLYVREHKVREGTKSSWPQKRTLFVLNVPPYCTEECLSRLLSPCGPVQSVELQEKPDLAESPKEPKSKFFHPKPVPGFQVAYVVFQKPRGVSATLALKGPLLVSTESHPVKSGIHKWIRDYADSVPDPEALRVEVDTFMETYDEKMAEEEAKAKEEEGVPDEEGWVKVTRRGRRPVLPRTEAASLRVLEREKRKRARKELLNFYAWQHRETKMEHLAQLRKKFQEDKQRIELMRAQRKFRPY comes from the exons ATGGTGGCGCGCCGGAGGAAGCGTGCGGCGCGGGACTCTGAGAAGGGAATTCTGAGCCCGCCGGGCTACTCAG CCATTCCCATCAAATTCTCTGAAAAGCAGCAGTCTTCTCATTACCTCTATGTGAGAGAGCACAAAGTTCGAGAAGGCACCAAGTCTTCCTGGCCTCAGAAACGGACCCTTTTTGTCCTCAATGTGCCCCCATACTGCACAGAG GAGTGCCTGTCCCGCCTGCTGTCCCCCTGCGGCCCTGTCCAGTCGGTGGAGTTACAGGAGAAGCCGGATCTTGCTGAGAGCCCAAAGGAGCCAAAGTCAAAGTTCTTTCACCCCAAGCCAGTTCCT ggCTTCCAGGTGGCCTACGTGGTGTTCCAGAAGCCACGTGGGGTGTCAGCTACCTTGGCCCTGAAGGGCCCTCTGCTGGTCTCGACAGAGAGTCACCCTGTGAAGAGCGGCATTCACA agtggATCAGAGACTACGCAGACTCGGTGCCGGACCCCGAGGCCCTGAGGGTCGAGGTGGACACGTTCATGGAGACGTACGACGAGAAGATGGCTGAG GAGGAGGCTAAGgccaaggaggaggaaggggtccCCGACGAGGAGGGCTGGGTGAAGGTGACCCGCCGCGGCCGGCGGCCGGTGCTCCCGAGGACGGAGGCGGCCAGCCTGCGGGTGCTGGAGAGGGAGAAGCGGAAGCGTGCACGCAAGGAGCTGCTCAACTTCTACGCCTGGCAGCACCGCGAGACCAAGATGGAGC ATCTCGCGCAGCTGCGCAAGAAGTTCCAGGAGGACAAGCAGAGGATCGAGCTGATGCGGGCCCAGCGCAAGTTCCGACCCTACTGA